The following proteins come from a genomic window of Eulemur rufifrons isolate Redbay chromosome 24, OSU_ERuf_1, whole genome shotgun sequence:
- the SYCN gene encoding LOW QUALITY PROTEIN: syncollin (The sequence of the model RefSeq protein was modified relative to this genomic sequence to represent the inferred CDS: inserted 4 bases in 4 codons), with product MSPRCPLLLALALAAVPXGACPARPQEDRTRSCAKLYDNSDPDYVNCCAGAELSLEXGAASSLGVAPRCELTAWSLRGKSRKTXQFSSRAYPRLEEHRRGVCGXWSSTISALYCRCPPVPRPPLTSAKNRPPAPDPPPLSSLEAALEAPSSDPAPKPGPPPPHPQRPAPPHLQPLPLQPLSTGSGLPRLGR from the exons ATGTCCCCGCGGTGCCCGCTGCTGCTGGCCTTGGCCCTGGCGGCCGTCC TGGGCGCCTGCCCCGCGCGACCTCAAGAAGACAGGACGCGCAGTTGCGCCAAGCTCTACGACAATAGCGACCCCGACTACGTCAACTGCTGCGCGGGCGCCGAACTGTCGCTGG CGGGCGCCGCCTCCTCGCTCGGGGTGGCCCCGCGCTGCGAGCTCACCGCGTGGTCCCTCCGCGGCAAGAGCCGCAAGA CGCAGTTCTCGTCCCGCGCCTACCCGCGCCTGGAGGAGCACCGCCGCGGCGTCTGCG GATGGTCCAGCACCATCTCCGCGCTCTACTGCAGGTGCCCGCCCGTCCCCAGGCCCCCGCTCACCTCCGCTAAGAACCGCCCCCCCGCCCCGGACCCACCACCCCTGAGCTCCCTAGAAGCAGCCCTGGAGGCCCCCAGCTCAGACCCCGCACCCAAACCAGGTCCTCCTCCTCCGCACCCCCAgcgcccagccccaccccacctgcaGCCGCTGCCCCTCCAGCCTCTCAGCACTGGCTCTGGGCTCCCCAGGCTCGGACGCTGA
- the NCCRP1 gene encoding F-box only protein 50 encodes MAEVPDKRSLGGRMEADGPASPQKLPPSPPSPPPLPSSPPLPLPTSPAAPGTPVLPQLEPSEAYARQLLLEEWGPLGRGLELPPSLTWKVLLLRRPLYRNLLRSPNPEGINIYEPAPPTGPTQRPLETLGNFQGWHIRTEMLQKDLSWTVKQQCVDLLAEGLWEELLDDEQPDITVMDWFEDSRLDACVYELHVWLLAADRRTVIAQHHVAPRTSGRGPPGRWVQVSHVFRHYGSGVRFIHFLHKTKNRMVPGGLQRTRVTDSSVSVQLRE; translated from the exons ATGGCGGAGGTGCCGGACAAACGCTCTCTCGGTGGCCGGATGGAGGCTGACGGGCCAGCGAGCCCCCAGAAGCTGCCGCCCTCACCACCGTCGCCGCCCCCACTGCCATCCTCGCCACCTCTGCCCTTGCCGACGTCACCCGCGGCCCCAGGGACCCCCGTGCTCCCCCAGCTCGAGCCGTCCGAGGCCTACGCCCGGCAACTGCTGCTGGAGGAGTGGGGGCCGCTGGGCAGGGGCCTGGAGCTGCCCCCGAGCCTCACCTGGAAGGTGCTCCTCCTGCGGCGGCCGCTCTACCGCAACCTGCTGCGCTCGCCCAACCCTGAAG GCATCAACATTTATGAGCCAGCGCCCCCTACCGGTCCCACCCAGCGACCCCTGGAGACTCTGG GCAATTTTCAAGGATGGCACATTAGAACTGAAATGCTCCAGAAGGACCTAAG CTGGACGGTGAAGCAGCAGTGTGTGGACCTTCTGGCCGAGGGCCTGTGGGAGGAGCTGCTCGACGACGAGCAGCCGGACATCACGGTCATGGACTG GTTCGAGGACAGCCGGCTTGACGCCTGCGTCTATGAGCTGCACGTGTGGCTGCTGGCAGCGGACCGCCGCACGGTCATCGCGCAGCACCACGTGGCACCGCGGACCTCTGGCAGAGGCCCCCCTGGCCGCTGGGTGCAG GTGTCCCACGTGTTCCGCCACTATGGCTCTGGCGTGCGCTTCATCCACTTCCTGCACAAGACCAAGAACCGCATGGTGCCCGGCGGCCTGCAAAGGACAAGGGTCACCGACTCCTCCGTGTCCGTGCAGCTCAGGGAGTGA